Part of the Paludisphaera borealis genome, TTCCTCATCGAAGGCCGGCCGAAGCAGAAGCGGGACGAGACGCTGTTCCTGGCCCATCTCGATGACCGCGAACTGCACCATCCGCTTGAGGAACTGCGTCCGCCGGCCTGAGTTTTTGGGGCCGTTGTCGAGGTGGACGACCAGCCGTTGGACGTGTCGGTGGGTCCGCCGCGACTTCAGCCGCCACGCCCGCGGGGCGTCCACCCAGGCGTCGCTGGTCTCGCGCCGGCCGAACAAAAGCGTCAACGCCCCGGTCGCGGCCGTGAGGACCCCGAACGGGACCAGTTTCTCCTTCGCGGGCGGGTCGTGGCCCCACCCCTTGGGCGCTTCACCGGCCGACTCGGTTCGGGTCCCCCCCCACTCGAGTAGTCGCCCAGGCTTACTTTCGACTTCGTGTCCATCGAGATTTCCAGGGTTCCGGGGTCGTCCCTCGCCTCCTCGTCGACCCGCTTCACGTTCGCGAAGATCGCGTCGGTCTCCTTCAGGGGCTTGCCTTTCTGGATTCGCTTGAGGCGGCAGTTCATCCGGTTGAGGACGTCTCGGATCGTCCGCTCGCTGGGCGGCCCTTCTTGATCAGGACCTCCCGGACTTCCCGCGACGACAGCTTGGTGCACCGCCGCGCCGACTGGAGTGCCGGGTCGGCGTACGAACAGGGCTCCACGATCGCGCGGATGTCGGCCGCCAATCCCCGGTCCTCGTCTTCGCTCCGCAGTCGTCCCCGGGCGGCGAAGTCCTCCACGCAGCGGAGCCCGCGTCGAGCTTCGCACAACCCCGTCTCGACGGTCTCGCGCCCCCACCCGAAGCGGCGTTCGGCCGCCCGGCGCTGCCGGCGCAGAGTTCCGCGGCCACCTCGGCCTGAAACAGCCGTCGCCGAGGCTCGGTCAGTCGTCGAGCCCCAGAACTCCGCAAGGCGTCGAATCGGTCTCTTGCGTCGTCCCTTGTTGAACGTCCGTGATGGAGTCGCACTTATGCTTTGAAGTGGCCCTCGCGGCCTCAGGGGGGCTTAACCCGGTCCGCAGGTGGATTTCCAGGCACCGATTGCCTTGGAGGACGCGTCTCGCGCCTTCGCCGCGCCCTGGCCACCTACGCCGTGGCCGCCTGGCGGCTGCTATGGCTGACATAACCGGCGCGACGAGATCCCGGGGCGCGTGCGACGCTGCAATGCCGGGCCGTCGTGGCGGATCTTGCACCGGGCCGTCGAGCGGTCGGAGCCGCCGGAAACGGCCCCCGGGCTGAGAGTGGCGGTTCGCCAACCGGCCAGGCTGGGCGGCTTCCTGAGGCGCACCCGCGACGGCGAGCCCGGCGTGACGACGCTTTGGCGCGGCCTCCGCCGGCTAAACGATTCGGCCCTCAGCAGGAACCTCGCCGAGCAAGCGTTGCGGGCCAGCCCTCAACTTGTGGGTAATGGCTAGCGATCTGTGAGGAAGGTCGCCTCGGCCTGCAGCAGCGGAGCCCTCCTACGCTTCCACCCCTGGCTGCCAGGTGGAGTAGAGACGCCGGGCCGCCTCGATGTCGTACTTATGACGGAGGAGTCCGAAGCCGTGGGGCCGTCCTTCCGACAGGAAGGCCGCTGATTCCTCCAAGTTGCATGGCACCTCGTTCTCGCGTAAGTACGCGATGAAACCGATCAGAGCCTCGGAGGGCATCTGGAAACGCCCGTCGTCGCTGATGTAGAGTTCGTCGTTCATGGTGAAGCCTCCCGCTGCAATTGTCGATTCAACTCAATATTCTATATCTAGAATCTTCTATGTACATTTGCAGAATCTCGAACCGGGCTATTCTCAAGGTGGCTGAAGTGCGGCCTCAAACTGCAGGATGCTTAGGGTCGTGCGCAGCACGGTGTCGGGATTGAGCGAGATGCTGTCGATCCGCCGCTCGACCAGGAATCTCGCGAATTCGAGGTAATCGCTCGGAGCCTGGCCGCAGATGCCGATCTTGCGGCCCGCGGCCTTGGCCCTGGCGATCGCGTCTGCGATCATCGCCGTCACAGCCGGATCGCGCTCGTTGAAGATGGGGGCGACGATCTCGGAGTCGCGGTCCACGCCCAGAACGAGTTGGGTCAGGTCGTTGGAGCCGATCGAGAAGCCGTCGAACACCTCGGCGAACTGTTCGGCCAGAATGACGTTGCTGGGTATCTCGCACATGACATAAACCTCCAGTCCCCCTTCGCCGCGACGCAGGCCGTTCGCCGCCATCTCGGCGAGTACGAGGCGCCCTTCGTCGACGGTCCGGCAGAAAGGGACCATCAGCTTGAGGTTCGTCAGGCCCATTTCTTCGCGAACTCTTTTCATCGCCCGGCACTCAAGAGCGAATCCCGCCCGGTAGCGCGGGCTGTAATACCGCGAGGCGCCGCGGAAGCCAAGCATCGGGTTCTCCTCGCTTGGCTCGTAAGCCGCGCCTCCGATGAGGTTGGCATACTCGTTGGTCTTGAAGTCGCTGAGCCGGACTATGACGTCCTTGGGGTAGAACGCCGCAGCGATCGTTGCGACCCCTTGGGCCAGCTTATCGACGAAGAACTGAGCCTTGTCGTCGTAGCCGGCCGCCAGGCGATCGATCTCCGACCGGACCGCCGGGTCATCGAGGCGTTCGTAGTCGACCAGCGCCATAGGATGGACCTTGATGTAAGTCGAGATGATGAATTCCTCGCGCGCTAGCCCAACGCCGTCGTTAGGGATGAACGACTGCCGGAAGGCCTCCTCGGGGTTGGCGATGTTCAACATGATCTTCGTCTGCGGTCGGCGAAGGTCGCGAACGTCCATGCGATGGACCTCGATGTCGAGCAGCCCCTCGTACACAAAGCCGGTTTCCCCCTCGGCGCAAGATACGGTGACGGCCTGCCCGTCGTGGAGTAGCTCGGTCCCTCTCAGAGTGCCGACGACGGCGGGCAACCCCAGTTCCCTGCTGACGATGGCGGCGTGGCAAGTGCGGCCGCCCCGGTCGGTGACGATGGCGGCGGCCTTCTTCATCATCGGTTCCCAGTCGGGGTCGGTCTTGTCAGTGACGAGGACCTCGCCGTCCCGGAACTCGTGGAGGTCGTGGATGCTCTTAACCACCCGGACCGGCCCCCGGCCGATCTTCTCGCCGACGCTCCGGCCGCTCACCAGCAAGGGCCCTCGCGACTTCAGGCTGTAGACCTCGAACGCCTCGGGCCGGCTTAGCGACTGGACGGTCTCGGGTCGCGCCTGGACGATGAAGAGCTCGCCCGTGCGGCCGTCTTTGGCCCATTCAATATCCATCGGGGTCGGCCGGCCTCTCCGGGCGCTGTAGTGGTCCTCAATGAGGCACGCCCAGAGGGCCAGGGCCAGAACGTCGTCGTCGCCTATCGCGAAGCGGGACCGGTCCTCAGGCGGGACAGGGACGTTCTTCGTCATCCGGCCTCCGCCCTGGTCGTAGACCAACTTGAATTCCTTGGTCCCGACGCGCTTCTGGAGAATCGGGCGGTGCCCCTGCCGGAGGGTGGGCTTGAAGACGTAGTACTCGTCCGGATTCACCGAGCCCTGGACTATGTTCTCGCCCAAGCCGTAGGAGGCGTTGATCAGCACGACATCGCGGAAGCCGGTCTCGGTGTCGAGCGAGAACATGACCCCCGAGCTCGCCAGGTCGGAGCGTATCATCCGCTGAACCCCGATCGAAAGACCGACCGTGAAGTGGTCGAAGCCCTTGTTCGTGCGATATGAGATGGCCCGGTCCGTGTAGAGCGAGGCAAAGCAGCGGCGGCACGCGTCTAGGAGCGCCTGCGTCCCCTGGACGTTGAGATAGGTCTCCTGCTGGCCGGCGAAGCTGGCGTCGGGCAGGTCCTCGGCCGTGGCGCTGCTCCGAACGGCGACGTCGAGAGGAACGGACTTGTCCTCGGAGAGCCGTGCGTAGGCGGCGACGATCTCGCGGCCCAGGTCGCCTGGCAGGCCGGCCGAGAGGATCGCCTGTCGAGCCCGCTGGCCGCGTCGGGCCAGATCATCGAGATCCCGAGTTTCCAACCCCCCCAGGATCTCGCGAAGTTGTTTCTCGAGTCCCGCCTCTCTGAGGAAGTGATGGTACGCCTCGGCCGTCACCGCGAAACCGTCCGGGACCCTCACCCCCTTGGGCGTCAACTCGCGGTACATCTCGCCGAGCGAGGCGTTCTTGCCCCCCACCAGCGGGACGTCCTCGATGCCGATCTGATCGAAACGGCGGATGAACCGGCTCTCGGCCGTGTCGTAGGCCATCGTGATGCTCCCAAGATGATCCCTCTAAGGAAACTCACTCGGCGTTAAATAAGAAGACTCACTCGGCGGCTGTGGCCGGTCGATCGCGGGAGAGTTGTGAATCACGCTCGAGGTGCTGGAGGAACCACCGCTCCGCGAGGCGGGCGACTTCCTCCAAGGTCCCCGGCTCGGGGAAGAGGTGCGTCGCGCCGGGGACGACGACGAGTTCCCGCGGACTGCGCAGCAATGCCGGCGCCTGCCGGTTCAGCTCGAGAACGTCCTCGTCGAGACTGCCGACGATCAGCAGCGTGGGCACCGTGACGTCCGGTAGGTCGCCGCGTGCCAGGTCGGGCCGGCCGCCGCGAGAGACGACCGCGCCGGCCAGCTCGGGGCGGCGGGCCGCGGCTATCAAGGCCGCCGCGGCACCGGTACTGGCACCTAAGAAGCCAAGGCGCAGGCCCCGCGTCGCGGGCTCGCGAGCCAGCCATTGGGCTGCGGTTAGAAGCCGCGCCGCCAGCAGCTCGATGTCGAACACTTTGCGTAGGTCCTTGGCCTCGTCCTCTGCCAGTAGGTCGATCAATAGCGTCCCCAGCCTGGCTCTCTGCAGCGATGCCGCGACGAACTGGTTGCGAGAGCTGAACCGCCCGCTGCCGCTGCCATGAGCGAAGAGGATCACCCTCGAAGCGCCACGCGGCAAGACTAACGTCCCGCTCATGAGCATCTCGAAGGTCGGGATCCGCA contains:
- a CDS encoding ISAzo13-like element transposase-related protein, which produces MGARDRRDGVVRSSTRAPLRGGLRRPGTTAERRRGPGIGGRHPRDRGALFVRRPGTPVGAAVHQAVVAGSPGGPDQEGPPSERTIRDVLNRMNCRLKRIQKGKPLKETDAIFANVKRVDEEARDDPGTLEISMDTKSKVSLGDYSSGGGPEPSRPVKRPRGGATTRPRRRNWSRSGSSRPRPGR
- a CDS encoding dienelactone hydrolase family protein encodes the protein MSPGMNAERAGQEVRIPTFEMLMSGTLVLPRGASRVILFAHGSGSGRFSSRNQFVAASLQRARLGTLLIDLLAEDEAKDLRKVFDIELLAARLLTAAQWLAREPATRGLRLGFLGASTGAAAALIAAARRPELAGAVVSRGGRPDLARGDLPDVTVPTLLIVGSLDEDVLELNRQAPALLRSPRELVVVPGATHLFPEPGTLEEVARLAERWFLQHLERDSQLSRDRPATAAE
- the ppsA gene encoding phosphoenolpyruvate synthase; its protein translation is MAYDTAESRFIRRFDQIGIEDVPLVGGKNASLGEMYRELTPKGVRVPDGFAVTAEAYHHFLREAGLEKQLREILGGLETRDLDDLARRGQRARQAILSAGLPGDLGREIVAAYARLSEDKSVPLDVAVRSSATAEDLPDASFAGQQETYLNVQGTQALLDACRRCFASLYTDRAISYRTNKGFDHFTVGLSIGVQRMIRSDLASSGVMFSLDTETGFRDVVLINASYGLGENIVQGSVNPDEYYVFKPTLRQGHRPILQKRVGTKEFKLVYDQGGGRMTKNVPVPPEDRSRFAIGDDDVLALALWACLIEDHYSARRGRPTPMDIEWAKDGRTGELFIVQARPETVQSLSRPEAFEVYSLKSRGPLLVSGRSVGEKIGRGPVRVVKSIHDLHEFRDGEVLVTDKTDPDWEPMMKKAAAIVTDRGGRTCHAAIVSRELGLPAVVGTLRGTELLHDGQAVTVSCAEGETGFVYEGLLDIEVHRMDVRDLRRPQTKIMLNIANPEEAFRQSFIPNDGVGLAREEFIISTYIKVHPMALVDYERLDDPAVRSEIDRLAAGYDDKAQFFVDKLAQGVATIAAAFYPKDVIVRLSDFKTNEYANLIGGAAYEPSEENPMLGFRGASRYYSPRYRAGFALECRAMKRVREEMGLTNLKLMVPFCRTVDEGRLVLAEMAANGLRRGEGGLEVYVMCEIPSNVILAEQFAEVFDGFSIGSNDLTQLVLGVDRDSEIVAPIFNERDPAVTAMIADAIARAKAAGRKIGICGQAPSDYLEFARFLVERRIDSISLNPDTVLRTTLSILQFEAALQPP
- a CDS encoding IS4 family transposase codes for the protein MRRCNAGPSWRILHRAVERSEPPETAPGLRVAVRQPARLGGFLRRTRDGEPGVTTLWRGLRRLNDSALSRNLAEQALRASPQLVGNG